TTCTGTAGGAATATTTCCGGTGAACACTAACTGGGAGCTCTCCGCACCAGGAGggggacacgcacacattcGTATCTATGTTTGTTATTCTGCTGCAGCGCTGGTGGTCGTGTCGTCCAGTGAGAGGAAATGGCATTCATTTCACCATCACAACTTTTGGTATTCATGTCGGGACCAGCAGGGGGAATGAGGACGATATAATAGTTCATCCCTCCTGACTGAAGAGAGTCAACAGATGATTATTGTATACACATTTGTATTGTGATGCTTTGGCAAAGTTTACGCCAATAAAGCccttttgaatttgaaaaaaaggagacagaTCTAATTAATTCTTTATAATCTCAAGTATCAATCTTTGACAAGACTGTCCTCAATAGATAAATGCCAATGAAGCACAGCGAAAGGGAAACATATGGATGGAATTATAGGCCTATgaactgatgatgtcatctcaCAGTCAGGTTATCAGGCCCGAGGCaaagccaaacacacaaaacatgtcTCTTCTTAAAAGCGCACACACGCATGAGCTTCAGTCGAGTTTGGCCTCGCAGCACTAAAGCGGGACAGTTAACACGTTTGCTCAGGCTAATCCTGCACACAGAGTTAGCCGTCCTAGTTTGAATGTGATTGAAGCTTCaggtttccacacacacacacacacacacacacacacacacacacacacacacactctgtccttCCCATTAGCCTCTTTGGCATTGCTACGCAATGACTTCATCTAGAATGGGCTGAACtccagtaaaaaataaaaaacacacacacacacacacacacgaacgcaCACCAGTAGAGCTGCACAGTCCCATATAAGGACTTGCTGATGATGTAATGGGCGCCAAGGACTGAGTGAGACTCAGTGTGCAGCGCACTTCTCATAATGTTTGGTTTTCCGGATGGAATGTCCACATCACTGGGATCTCCGGGAAAGGGAGAGGTGAAAGAGTAGCGGCGATTTATTTTCTGAGGATTGTTTTTAAACAGGACAGAGGCCAACGGCACAGCACAGGTAGGAACAGACCAGTAACCAGCGGAAAAGTTAGAATGTGTATTTAACAAGGTCTTGACCGACAAACAAAGTAACTGCAAGACAAGTCACAGGCTAAATACGTTCTCCATAGTCCCGGAGTCTCAATAGAACATCTTTCACTGTGAGGTTGAGGAGAATTTACAAAGCATTACAAACTGTCTAAAAAGTGTCTAAGCCgtatatttaaaacaacaaatgaagTTTCTGCGATTTAAATAAGGACAATCCTCATATCTCAGTAAGACCATTAAAAACTAATCTTGGGGTAAGGTACTTTAACCTAATACTTTATGTATTAGAGCAATGAAACATCAACTTTCCGACCAATGATCAATTCCATGCGGAACATTAAATATAAATCTTACCCTTTAATCCCACGCATGCACATTGTTGCTGTATAGAGATGATATGAATCATCAAACATAAGAGTACAGAtgctgaaaatgtcaaaatgctTGAACACAATTGCAAACTCACATTTCAAATCACATTAGTTTCCCAAAATATCCTATCAAAACCCTCTTCACATGCTTCTCTTCAAATGTTGAACCGGGGCAGTTTCTGCACAGACAGGTGGTAAGAGATGTACCGGTAAGGTCCTCCGGGACTCGACACCTGCACCAACAGTCCCGGCACTCGCACGGGATTGATTTTGATTCCAACGGGTTAAAATGGACCGGGTGGGAGATCTCTTTGAAGAGCGCCTCGCTCGCAGTAGCACTCGACAAAGAGAATGTGCAGTGtgtattaaaatgcatttgtaCATTGCTGGCATGCGTCTGGGGAAATGCAGGGGAGTGACAGCACTTGTAAATGTAGCCGGGCTGTAATTACTTATGGAACGGGGGGAGATTCCTGCCTCTGCTCGCTGAAAGCGGGGCAGTGCTGAAAGGGGCACAGAAGGGGGGCGATTGGGTGCAGCGCTGAGGGTACTCAAGGGTAGAGAAACTTCTTAATTAACAAACACTTCCTGCCAAGGGACCATCTGCCAGAATTGTCTAAACATCCTAGAGATTGCGTGCTGCCTGGAGAGAAGCGCACAACGACATGGAGTTACATGTACTCCATGTTTTGGGCTCACCCTCACAAGGACGGAGGCAAGAataggtgtaaaaaaaaaaattaaaaaaaagatttggatTCCATTGAAAAgtagaaataaatatttatgttgCGAATACACAATTTAGAGAAAATATTTGTGTTTCACAGAGATTAAGTATAAACAATACACAGTGTACTTGGAGGTTGAGAAAACAATATTACACAACGTAAAACCATTTCAAATAAGTTTGACATCagcattgtttgtttctctctgcagactcaAGTTCCTCATTGTGAAGGAGCGAGAATACCAGCAGATTAAGACAAAGAAAAGTGGAAAATTATTGACTGAAGGATGAGCTCACCAAGCTGAAACTGGTCGTGGTGGAGCAGCTGCTTCTGGGCGAGGAGCCGCGGCGCTGCGTCCAAGAACTGACCGTCGCCACTGACCACATCGAGCCGGGGGTCGGCGCCGCTCTCCCTGGCCCAAAGGGGAAGGAGGCGCTCGAATACCCACATCGCAATCTAGTCCCCCGCCAGAGCCAGGACGCCATGACGGCGCCGGGCCTGCTGTCAGAGGTGGAGCTACTGAGGCGGCGGGTtgtggagatggagggaaaggacgAGGAGCTGATACGCGTGTGGGACCAGTGTCGGGACCTGGACCGCAGCCTGTCCAGGGAGAGCAGCCACTGCCGGAGCTTGAAAGTGGAGGTGGACAAACTCAACAGCCGGATCAGCGAGCTCGACCGGGTGGAGGAGAATCTGGGGCAGAGCAGGCAGGACTGCAGCATCCTGAAGGGCAActtggagcgagagagagaggtcgCCAAGGGGCTGGCGAACGAGCTCGACGCCCTGAGAGCCAGGGTGAGAGAGCTCGAGGCCGCCGAAGGCCAACTGGAGAGGAGCGAGGCGGCGATCAGACAGGACCTGGCCCAGCTGAGGTCACTGACCGCGGCGCTGGTGGAGGACAGGAAGGCCATGGCCGAGAGGCTCCGACAGGCCGAGgagagactcaacaagaaggaGGGCCGGACAAACGAGCACAGCAACACGGCGTCGACGGCGGAGAGGCAGCAGGCGCTGAGGTCTAGGGCCGATCTGGAGGAGAGGATTACGGTCATCACGAAGGAAAAGTACGAGCTCCAGGACAGACTGAAAGCCGAAGGGGAGAAGAACGGAGAGCTGCAGAGCAAAGTCGCCTTGATGAAGAAAAGGCTGCAGATCCTGGAAaacaggagggagaaagagaagtaCACCCACGGCTCCATCCCAAACAACGTCGAACACCGCAGCCACACTGAGGACAACAAGGTCAAAGAGCTGaccctggagctggagaggtTGCAGAAGAGACTACGGGAGAAGGAGGTGCTGGAGGAAGAGCTAACAAAGGTGGAAACCGACTTTGAGGCACTGCAGAAGCGCTTCGAGAAGGAGCAAGAGAGCTGCTGGGCTCTGACGGGGGAGCTAGAGTCGGCGAAAAGGGAGCTAGCCAGGTACGAGCAGGCGGAGAAACAGGAGGTCAACCAGGAGCACCTGCTCCTCTGCCGCCTTCAGAAGGAGCAGGTCAAGTCCAGGCTGCTGGGCCGAGAGGTCGACGCCCTGAAGCAGAAGCTCCAGAAGCTGACGGGAACCGAGGAGTCCATCTGCAGGGTGCGGACGGACCACTCGGCGCTGCAGAGGAAGCTCAGCCAGCAGGAGGCCAGCAACCGAGAGCTGGCccgggagatggaggagctgtGCGGCGAGCTGCACCGCCACGGGCAGACCAAGAGGCTTGCGCCCGGCGCAGACACAGAGCGCCCCCGCCGGACCTCCCGGGAGGTTCAGACCGAGCgcggggaggacgaggaagcGAGCAGCGTCAGAAGGAGATCCCTGGTCAACAGCCTGAACAGCGGCAGCAACATCAGCCCGTACAGCGGCCGGGCCGATCCGAACCCGGCGGCCAACGGAGAGGTGATGATGCTCGCGCACACGCCGGGGCAGCCCTTGCAGATCAAAGTGACGCCGCATCACGTCCTCAACACAGCCACCCTGGAGATCAGCAGCCCCAACGGCGACGCGGCGGCGTCCTACACCAGCACCGCCGTCATTCCGACGAGCGGGGCCTCGCCGAAACAGAGAATCACCATCATCCAAAACGCCGCTTTGTCCACGGTGGGCGGCAGGACGCCGCCTACGAGCCCCGACCGCACCGCCGTTGCCCCACTCGACGGCGGGCCCTTCTCCCGGGCACTACGGCCAAACTCGCCGGGCTCAACCGCGCACGACCACGGCGGCTCCCCCATTCAGGTTGTGACCGTCAGGACCTGCTCTCCGGAGACGCCGGAATGCTGCGAGACGCCGGAGCGGCACAACAGCTGGCAACGCGGGCGGTCCGGCAGCGGCGACGCGGGTCCCGGTGTCATCGCCGCAGAGGACAAGAAGATCCACATCCACCTGGGGAGCCCGTACGGCCCGGCTCTGAGCGGGGGGACTCCCGGCGCCCCGCAGCCCGTCGGGCCGTACTACCTCCGACACGAGCAGAGGACTCAGGTGCTCGCCAATGGCTGCCACGTCAAAGGCGTGGGCACAATTACGAGCAGCATCACCATATCCCCCGCTGCCTCGTCAGCGGCACATTCCTCCAACATTACAGTGAGTGGCCTCTTCGATTAGGAGAGAATGTGCTCGACGTGCTGCGCCGTGTCTTCGGCCACACTGCAGGACCAGACGATTGAAAACAATTCATGATGGGAACCCGCAAAGGTTTCTGTGTTTTATAACATTTatgaaataaatgctttgcattTTTCCCATAAGGGCCTCTCCTATTAGATCTCGTTAGTGTCTACGTGACAACCATTTATTGACTGTACGAGCAAATGCGTGATGGGTGTTTTCCATCTTCTGTTTCAGCGATGCTTATATGCCGTTTATTAAAAATGCTTGTGTTGATTATAGTCATTCTCTTTTTAAATACTTCAGCGAGCGTGTTGGCATCAAAATAGGTTGCCAGTCGGTTTACCTTGAACATTTAAGACTTTCTTCTAAAACTTCAATATAAGCttttaatgttaaaaaacagaacacattCTGAACAGCGCTAGGAAATGTTTATGTGTTTGCTATGTTTGATTAAACAATTGAGTCACCAGCTATTTCAACCACAGCCGAATTCCTCATaagcgtgcgtgtgtttgagtTCAAAAACCTCCTTTAAATGTGCACTGGAAAACTCTGCTCATGTTTTAAACAATTACCGTTGGAACACCTAGTGGAGGTGGGTCTGTTAACATTTATGGTGGTTGAGCTATTAAAAAGCCCATTTCTATTTGTggcaaaacaaaattaaaaaggtCATAGTCTTAAATGTTTTGAATGGATAACACATATTTGGATACCTTTTCAACTTTTGCACAACGCTGCAAAACATCATCTCATAATTTACTGCTATAAAAATGGGTTCAGGATGTGTATGAGGTGCAGCCATTATCATGCCAATGCTGCTTTGTTAGCCGCACGTTTCCACAGCAGTAAAAGCACTCTGCACACTGGTCATTACAGACCAATAATGCAGTTAACTTCATGGTTCTGTTGATTCGCCTACGTTTTAAAGTATCTAGTCGGAGTGTCACTTAAAAACGATGATCCACTACTAGACTTAAACAGATTTTACAGCTTCGctgttgcacaaaaaaaaaaaagcctttgatTGCTCCTTCGCCGGCACACGACGGCATGCAGGGGAAGCAGACCGATCCAGAGTATTAAAAAAGTCAAGATGGATTTGGCAAAAGCCTGCGTGCACAGCACACTAATGAGCAACATAACTCATTTAATTTTTGAGAAATAAATTATCATGAAACCCAAATTCCAGAATATCGCAGGTATAATCAGAAGCTGTGTGGGTTTCTATTGAACAACAATTAAAAACCACACAATATATGATTAAATAGAGTGACAGAAATAAATGACCAGTCATTTGGCTTTTTATAAAACTTGCGCGAGCTGCGTCCTCTAGCTGAGACATTAGCTGAGCAGTTTGGGGGACACAGTGGGGCTCACTTTGGCGAGAGAGGCCGGCAGGGCAGCAATGCGATGACAAACATCAACCACAGTGACATCACCCGTTGGCGAGGGAGAAGCCAGGTGAGGCATTTGAAGAGACTCCAGGGCAGAACCGGGGCGTGACAGAAGCCTCATGGGACGTGTGTCATCACTCGGAGCATTTAGCCACAAGAATCCCCACCACGAAAGTCATCCCGCTTCCTACGAATCTCCTCTCCATTCCTATGACTTCAAAGTCCGTCCCACGCGCTGAAAACCTTCTACGTCTTGTCAATATTCAGTCGGCCTCACAGCGCTTTCTGTCAAGCAGCTCTGTGAGACAGATGGAAAGCCTTAACGAGATGTCAAGTCAATGGGCCAGGACGAAGACACATCTCCATAGAGTCCAAAGATATGAAGTATGCGTTGTTTTTCAGGAGGGGGAAATGCATACGACCGTGGCTCATTCCAGAGATGTAAGGCGTATGGGTCTATGCTGACAACGAAAGGCAAAACATTTAtacatcttcacacacacacattaaaaaaatgcttCCTAAAAAAGCAAATGATCCAACTTGGTGAAATCCAGCATGAGCATGTCGTCAATTGCCTCAACACAGCTCTTAGTTAATAATGCCGCTATAGATCCCTCTGGTAAATAACCTGTTTCATGTTCTATTAACCCAAAATTGCTTCCTCCTCTGAATAAACGTAAGTAAATACTATTTAGTAGTGCAGCCTGGAACACAACATTTACCGGTGAAATTTAAGAATTATAAAGTcaagtggtttaaaaaaaaaacaatcaagcaAAGGTCAAGTACGTCAAGATTTTACTTTAGCATGCAACAGCACTGGAATTAAAGTTGGTAAATTCCCACCACTGGCTTTACTAACTCATGCAAACGTTCCATTTGGGAAACGTTTTCCGTCGGAAGTAACCCGTGACTCCGTCGCAGTGTACTCTGTGACGTCACCCGCGGGCCCCGGCCCGTCACGTGACTGCCCTCTGTTGGTGGTGTGCGCGGTGCGCGGAGCTACGGAACAAACCCTCGAAGGTGAACCGCCTCTCGTGCCGCATCAAGATGAAGATGGGCAGCGCGGAATAAAGAGTTATTGGTACAGACGCGCCATGTATACGGTTCAAGGCAACAGTGCATGACGGAACACCGAATTATTGCCTGCGATGACTCTCGCTAAAATAACCGAGAACCAGCACACGTGtttgcacacacccacacacacacactcttctcgTAACAAGCCCCAACGCTAACTTTCCCTGTCCTGACAAATCGCGTGTAAGCTAAACAGAAACCTGCCGGTGCTTTGTTTGATACACTCTTTACTTTAAATGAGGTTACTGTTCTCTTACTCTTTAAATGGAAACGTAGTCCCAAGTTTCACATGCAGACTGCtggtaagctaacgttagcatggaGTTAGCAA
The window above is part of the Gasterosteus aculeatus chromosome 16, fGasAcu3.hap1.1, whole genome shotgun sequence genome. Proteins encoded here:
- the LOC120833696 gene encoding filamin A-interacting protein 1-like, with the translated sequence MTAPGLLSEVELLRRRVVEMEGKDEELIRVWDQCRDLDRSLSRESSHCRSLKVEVDKLNSRISELDRVEENLGQSRQDCSILKGNLEREREVAKGLANELDALRARVRELEAAEGQLERSEAAIRQDLAQLRSLTAALVEDRKAMAERLRQAEERLNKKEGRTNEHSNTASTAERQQALRSRADLEERITVITKEKYELQDRLKAEGEKNGELQSKVALMKKRLQILENRREKEKYTHGSIPNNVEHRSHTEDNKVKELTLELERLQKRLREKEVLEEELTKVETDFEALQKRFEKEQESCWALTGELESAKRELARYEQAEKQEVNQEHLLLCRLQKEQVKSRLLGREVDALKQKLQKLTGTEESICRVRTDHSALQRKLSQQEASNRELAREMEELCGELHRHGQTKRLAPGADTERPRRTSREVQTERGEDEEASSVRRRSLVNSLNSGSNISPYSGRADPNPAANGEVMMLAHTPGQPLQIKVTPHHVLNTATLEISSPNGDAAASYTSTAVIPTSGASPKQRITIIQNAALSTVGGRTPPTSPDRTAVAPLDGGPFSRALRPNSPGSTAHDHGGSPIQVVTVRTCSPETPECCETPERHNSWQRGRSGSGDAGPGVIAAEDKKIHIHLGSPYGPALSGGTPGAPQPVGPYYLRHEQRTQVLANGCHVKGVGTITSSITISPAASSAAHSSNITVSGLFD